A stretch of DNA from Bradyrhizobium algeriense:
CCGGATCATGCTCTACGGCGCGGTCTGCGCCGCCGGCACCTTGATCTCCTGCGGCAGGATGAGCGCCGCCACGATCACCAGCAGGCACAGCGCGCCGAACGCCTGCAGCATGGTGGCGAAGCCGCCTCTTTCATAGAGCCACGCCACCAGGCCGACGGATGCGCCCGCCGCGGTAAAGCCGATGAAGTAGCGCACCGAATAGGCGCGCGAACGCCATTCCTCGCTGGTGTATTTGCCGACCATGGCGTCGTTGACGGTGACCTGCCCAAACGCGCCCATCACGATGCCGATGGAGGCGATGATCAGCGGCAGGTTCGACAGCGTCGCCGCGAAATACATGAACGGCGCCAGCAAAAACGACAGCGGCAGCATCACGGTCTTCAGCGAATAATGATCGATCAACTTGCCGATGGTATACTGCGTCATCGCGCCGAAGACATAGACGCCGGCCGCGATGACCCCGAGCAACGCCGGGCTGTCGGTCACGCCGGCCAGCCGCTCAGCGAACAGTTTCGGCATCGCCACGGTAATGGCGTTAAACGTGGTGGATATCGCGATCACCACGATCAGCAAAGCCAGCAACACCCGCCACATGTCCTCTTTCGCCACCTTGGCCTGCGCCGCCGCCTGCCTGCTGCCGGTTCGGTCCTCGTGCACCACTATCAGCGCAAAGGCCACGCCGATCAGCATGGTGACGATGCCCGGGACGATAAAGGCCCAGCGCCAGCCGAGATATTGCCCGATCACCCCGGTGACCAGCGCCGAAGACGCCACGCCGAGATTGCCCCAGACGCCGTTCAGGCCCATCTCCCGGCCGAGCTTGTCGGCATAGGAAACGATCATCGCGGTGCCGACGGGATGATAGATCGAGGCGAACAGGCCGATCGCCAGCAGCGCCGCGCCGAGCTGCAGCGGCGTTTGCACAAAGCCGACCGCGACCATCGACGCGCCGATACCCAAAAAGAAGATCACCATCATGTGGCGGCGGCTCCAGCGGTCGCCGAGCCAGCCGGTGATCAGCGAGCCCGCGCCAAAGGCGACGAAGCCCGGGGTGGCGTAAGGCAATAGTTCCGAATAGGCCATGCCGAGCGCCGGCCCCATGATGATGACGGCTGCGGCAAAGATCAGCATCGCATAATGGTCGATGAAATGGGCGGCGTTGACGAAAGTGATCACCCGGCTGGGGCTGTTCATGGTCGATTCCCGAATCCCGCAATTTTCTGAAATAGGTTATACGGGGTTGTCCTGACGGGATGTCGCCAATGAATATCGCCGAAAAGCCAATTGCCGCCATTATCGGCCGCCTCACCTCGACCGGCGACGGCATCCACATGAT
This window harbors:
- a CDS encoding MFS transporter; the protein is MNSPSRVITFVNAAHFIDHYAMLIFAAAVIIMGPALGMAYSELLPYATPGFVAFGAGSLITGWLGDRWSRRHMMVIFFLGIGASMVAVGFVQTPLQLGAALLAIGLFASIYHPVGTAMIVSYADKLGREMGLNGVWGNLGVASSALVTGVIGQYLGWRWAFIVPGIVTMLIGVAFALIVVHEDRTGSRQAAAQAKVAKEDMWRVLLALLIVVIAISTTFNAITVAMPKLFAERLAGVTDSPALLGVIAAGVYVFGAMTQYTIGKLIDHYSLKTVMLPLSFLLAPFMYFAATLSNLPLIIASIGIVMGAFGQVTVNDAMVGKYTSEEWRSRAYSVRYFIGFTAAGASVGLVAWLYERGGFATMLQAFGALCLLVIVAALILPQEIKVPAAQTAP